A window of Streptomyces armeniacus contains these coding sequences:
- a CDS encoding M14 family zinc carboxypeptidase, whose translation MAPAASQSTPAPRDHAAADVPAALRPWIERVATVPHTDAYPGVDELLAGFRALATRYPERVGERRIGTSTLGEPLPCFTVRADSATDRAGADETDRGSAARTADGEAPPHYVVVGGVHPNEPVGAVTALHLATALCEDDALREHFGGVWDIVPCIDPDGARLNEGWFHSPADKRLYGRHFYRPPGDRQVEWTFPFAYRDAYFDRVLPETFALMRLIDATRPRFLTTLHNCEAGGVYYYLNRPSPELYPLLEAIPTAAGIPLATGEPEAAHAPRYAPSVYGCIDMRDAYDYLDSLGADPADEIAGASSAAYAEPYGTFYFVTEVPHWSHPEADDETPVRERHADVIRERAEGFRATGEVLGRLLDTAAPQLTLPTPFLAAVRDFVPSLTKIADLETSRAEGLPDRPATVSERYACRHSVHCFRVRVGGMLLRALGAEITAGTASPEVRACHTELLEVYAVWEAEAAPVTGDPLPIATLAGVQYAALLAAADHSMPGGAPAPEPADRT comes from the coding sequence ATGGCACCAGCCGCATCCCAGTCCACCCCCGCACCCCGGGACCACGCGGCGGCGGACGTTCCAGCCGCGCTGCGGCCCTGGATCGAGCGTGTGGCGACCGTGCCGCACACGGACGCGTATCCGGGCGTGGACGAACTCCTGGCCGGTTTCCGCGCGCTGGCCACGCGGTATCCCGAACGGGTCGGTGAGCGGCGTATCGGCACCTCGACCCTGGGCGAGCCGCTGCCGTGCTTCACCGTACGCGCCGACAGCGCCACCGACCGTGCGGGTGCCGACGAAACTGACCGCGGCAGCGCCGCCCGTACGGCCGACGGCGAGGCGCCGCCCCACTACGTCGTCGTGGGCGGCGTCCACCCCAACGAGCCCGTCGGTGCCGTCACCGCCCTGCACCTGGCGACCGCGCTGTGCGAGGACGACGCGCTGCGGGAGCACTTCGGCGGTGTGTGGGACATCGTGCCGTGCATCGACCCGGACGGCGCCCGGCTGAACGAGGGCTGGTTCCACTCCCCCGCCGACAAGCGGCTCTACGGCCGCCACTTCTACCGCCCGCCGGGCGACAGACAGGTCGAGTGGACGTTCCCGTTCGCCTACAGGGACGCGTACTTCGACCGCGTGCTGCCCGAGACGTTCGCCCTGATGCGGCTGATCGACGCCACCCGGCCACGCTTCCTCACCACACTGCACAACTGCGAGGCGGGCGGCGTCTACTACTACCTCAACCGTCCCTCACCCGAGCTCTACCCCCTGCTGGAGGCCATCCCCACCGCCGCCGGCATCCCGCTGGCCACCGGCGAGCCCGAGGCGGCGCACGCGCCGCGCTACGCCCCGTCCGTCTACGGCTGCATCGACATGCGGGACGCCTACGACTATCTGGACAGCCTCGGCGCCGACCCGGCCGACGAGATCGCCGGCGCCTCCAGCGCCGCCTACGCCGAGCCGTACGGCACCTTCTACTTCGTCACCGAGGTCCCGCACTGGTCGCACCCGGAGGCCGACGACGAGACCCCCGTACGGGAGCGCCACGCCGACGTCATCCGCGAGCGTGCCGAGGGCTTCCGCGCCACCGGGGAGGTGCTGGGACGGCTCCTCGACACGGCGGCGCCGCAGCTGACGCTCCCAACGCCGTTCCTGGCCGCCGTACGGGACTTCGTACCCTCCCTGACCAAGATCGCCGACCTGGAGACCAGCCGCGCCGAAGGGCTGCCCGACCGGCCCGCGACCGTCTCCGAGCGCTACGCCTGCCGGCACTCCGTGCACTGCTTCCGCGTACGCGTCGGCGGCATGCTGCTGCGCGCGCTGGGCGCCGAGATCACGGCGGGCACCGCGAGCCCCGAGGTACGCGCCTGCCACACCGAACTGCTCGAAGTCTATGCCGTGTGGGAGGCGGAGGCCGCGCCCGTGACGGGTGATCCGCTGCCCATCGCGACCCTGGCCGGGGTGCAGTACGCCGCGCTGCTGGCCGCCGCCGACCACTCCATGCCGGGCGGCGCGCCCGCGCCGGAACCCGCCGACCGCACGTAG
- a CDS encoding ABC transporter ATP-binding protein, whose protein sequence is MTIRTPQHPGTAPAGSATLLDVEGLTVDVLSGGGHRRVVDGVTLALRERETLALIGESGSGKSMTAMAVMGLLAPDTARVGGSVRHRGTDLLRLPPDELRARRGKHVAMVFQDALSALNPTLTVGFQIAETIRAHENATRRQARARAVELMGRVRIPDPARRYHDYPHQFSGGMRQRIMIAMAVALTPDVLIADEPTTALDVTVQAQIMELLAGLRAETGSALLLITHDLGVAAGAADRVAIMYAGRLVEAGPVLPLYERPAHPYTRGLLDAVPRLDAALDGLAPIPGAPPPPGRPPEGCAFHPRCPAAQSRCLRETPVLLPAAPDRLVACHHPLGQPNTPEAARG, encoded by the coding sequence GTGACGATACGGACCCCCCAGCACCCCGGCACCGCCCCGGCGGGCAGCGCGACACTCCTCGATGTCGAGGGCCTGACCGTCGACGTGCTCTCCGGCGGCGGCCACCGCCGCGTCGTCGACGGGGTGACGCTGGCCCTGCGGGAACGCGAAACCCTGGCGCTCATCGGCGAGTCCGGCTCCGGCAAGAGCATGACGGCGATGGCCGTCATGGGCCTGCTCGCCCCCGACACCGCACGGGTCGGCGGCAGCGTACGGCACCGGGGCACGGATCTGCTGCGGCTGCCGCCCGACGAGCTGCGCGCCCGCCGCGGCAAGCACGTCGCCATGGTGTTCCAGGACGCGCTGTCCGCCCTCAACCCGACCCTGACGGTGGGCTTCCAGATCGCGGAGACCATCCGCGCGCACGAGAACGCCACCCGCAGGCAGGCCCGCGCCCGCGCCGTCGAACTGATGGGACGGGTGCGCATCCCCGACCCCGCCCGCCGCTACCACGACTATCCGCACCAGTTCTCCGGCGGCATGCGGCAGCGCATCATGATCGCCATGGCCGTCGCGCTCACCCCCGACGTGCTGATCGCCGACGAACCCACGACCGCCCTCGACGTGACCGTGCAGGCGCAGATCATGGAGCTGCTCGCCGGACTCCGCGCCGAGACCGGCTCCGCCCTGCTGCTGATCACCCACGACCTCGGGGTCGCCGCGGGCGCCGCCGACCGCGTCGCGATCATGTACGCGGGGCGGCTCGTCGAGGCGGGCCCCGTGCTGCCGCTGTACGAGCGCCCCGCCCACCCGTACACGCGCGGCCTGCTGGACGCCGTGCCGCGGCTCGACGCGGCGCTCGACGGGCTCGCCCCCATCCCCGGCGCGCCCCCGCCGCCGGGCCGTCCGCCCGAGGGGTGCGCGTTCCATCCCCGCTGCCCCGCCGCGCAGTCCCGCTGCCTGCGGGAGACGCCCGTACTGCTGCCCGCCGCGCCGGACCGGCTCGTCGCCTGCCACCACCCGCTGGGGCAGCCCAACACCCCGGAGGCCGCTCGTGGTTGA
- a CDS encoding amidohydrolase, which produces MTGPYGAAAEPPRSLRRVRLGAGGPLCDVRLEGGRVHGIRAHGAPQRDWEPSVDLEGRILLPGLWDAHVHIVQWAAARRRLDLAGLPSASAAAEAARGHAAGLEPGTPLIGYGFRDGLWPDAPHRDLLDAATGARAALLVSGDLHAVWLNSAALALLGRDGHPTGLLRETEALEATERLATADTPTSDEWVAQACAAAARRGVTGIIDFEYADNLTDWTRRMATGRIPLRVAAAVYPEYLDAAAARGLRTGDPVPVPGLEAGRYASGVPGGLLETGPLKLFTDGSLNTRTALCHDPYPGLPAGDPEARGIGLLTPAELAQTMRRAAAHGIEPAVHAIGDRANELALDAFAAVGCQGRVEHGQLLRPADVPRFAELGVTVGVQPSHAVDDRDVADRHWHGRTHRAFAYGDLLAAGARLEFGSDAPVAALDPWVTLANAVSRTDDGRPAWHPEQRLPVADALAASARGRRTVSTGDRADLVVVDADPLTADDATLRRMPVYGTLVAGVWTHLSA; this is translated from the coding sequence GTGACGGGCCCGTACGGCGCCGCGGCCGAACCGCCCCGCTCCCTGCGCCGGGTGCGGCTCGGCGCCGGAGGGCCGCTGTGCGACGTACGCCTTGAGGGCGGCCGCGTGCACGGCATACGGGCGCACGGGGCGCCGCAGCGCGACTGGGAGCCGTCCGTGGACCTCGAAGGGCGCATCCTGCTGCCCGGGTTGTGGGACGCGCACGTGCACATCGTGCAGTGGGCGGCCGCGCGCCGCCGGCTGGACCTGGCCGGGCTGCCGTCGGCCTCCGCCGCGGCGGAGGCCGCCCGCGGCCACGCGGCGGGGCTGGAGCCGGGCACGCCGCTGATCGGCTACGGCTTCCGGGACGGCCTGTGGCCGGACGCCCCGCACCGGGACCTGCTGGACGCCGCGACCGGTGCGCGGGCGGCGCTCCTCGTCAGCGGCGACCTGCACGCAGTCTGGCTCAACTCGGCCGCGCTGGCCCTGCTCGGACGCGACGGGCACCCGACCGGGCTGCTGCGCGAAACGGAGGCGCTGGAGGCCACGGAGCGGCTGGCCACGGCGGACACGCCCACCTCCGACGAGTGGGTCGCGCAGGCGTGCGCGGCCGCGGCGCGGCGCGGGGTCACCGGCATCATCGACTTCGAGTACGCGGACAACCTCACCGACTGGACGCGGCGGATGGCCACCGGGCGGATACCGCTGCGCGTCGCGGCGGCCGTCTACCCGGAGTATCTGGACGCGGCGGCGGCGCGGGGCCTGCGCACCGGCGACCCGGTGCCCGTACCGGGGTTGGAGGCGGGGCGGTACGCCTCCGGGGTGCCCGGCGGGCTGCTGGAGACCGGGCCGCTGAAGCTGTTCACCGACGGCTCGCTCAACACCCGTACGGCGCTGTGCCACGACCCGTATCCCGGCCTGCCCGCCGGCGACCCCGAGGCCCGCGGCATCGGCCTGCTCACGCCGGCGGAGCTGGCGCAGACGATGCGCCGGGCCGCGGCGCACGGCATCGAGCCGGCGGTCCACGCGATCGGCGACCGCGCCAACGAGCTGGCCCTCGACGCCTTCGCCGCCGTGGGCTGCCAAGGGCGCGTCGAGCACGGGCAGTTGCTGCGGCCCGCGGACGTGCCGCGCTTCGCGGAGCTCGGCGTCACGGTCGGCGTGCAGCCGTCCCACGCCGTCGACGACCGCGACGTGGCGGACCGGCACTGGCACGGCCGTACGCACCGTGCGTTCGCCTACGGGGATCTGCTCGCGGCCGGTGCGCGGCTGGAGTTCGGCTCCGACGCGCCGGTGGCGGCACTGGACCCGTGGGTGACGCTGGCGAACGCCGTGTCCCGTACGGACGACGGCCGCCCGGCCTGGCATCCGGAGCAGCGGCTGCCGGTGGCCGACGCGCTGGCGGCCTCCGCCCGCGGCCGGCGGACGGTCTCGACGGGCGACCGGGCGGATTTGGTCGTCGTGGACGCGGACCCGCTCACGGCGGACGATGCGACGCTGCGCCGCATGCCCGTGTACGGCACGCTGGTCGCGGGGGTGTGGACGCACCTGTCGGCGTGA
- a CDS encoding ABC transporter permease, with the protein MTDTTTHHASHTGKAPAGDAGRGLPESGGSAWHELRRRPMFHVTAGCLLLLAVMAVAPGLFSGWFGHGDPRACDLGRSSQGPSAGHPFGFDMQGCDLYANVVHGAGASLGVGLLATACSLAIALVLGCLAGMSGRVVDSVIARLTDVFLGFPFLLGAIVVLNSVTTRNVTSVALALALFGWAPMTRVVRASVRSAREADYVLMSRTLGAGEWHIVRRHVLPHILTPVLVIASITVGGVVVAEAGLTFLGVGMQSPSISWGLQLAGAQSSFSAHPHLLIFPGLFLSFTVFALIAFGDTVRDALDPRARRPRSAQ; encoded by the coding sequence GTGACTGACACCACGACCCACCACGCATCCCACACCGGGAAGGCGCCGGCGGGCGACGCGGGCCGCGGCCTGCCGGAGAGCGGCGGCAGCGCCTGGCACGAGCTGCGCCGCCGGCCGATGTTCCACGTCACCGCCGGCTGCCTGCTGCTGCTCGCGGTCATGGCGGTGGCGCCGGGCCTGTTCTCCGGCTGGTTCGGGCACGGCGATCCGCGGGCGTGCGATCTCGGCCGCAGTTCGCAGGGGCCGTCCGCGGGGCACCCGTTCGGCTTCGACATGCAGGGCTGCGACCTGTACGCGAACGTCGTACACGGCGCCGGCGCCTCCCTCGGCGTCGGGCTGCTCGCCACCGCGTGCAGCCTGGCCATCGCGCTCGTGCTCGGCTGTCTGGCCGGGATGTCGGGGCGCGTCGTGGACAGCGTGATCGCGCGGCTGACCGACGTCTTCCTCGGCTTCCCGTTCCTGCTCGGCGCGATCGTGGTGCTGAACAGCGTCACCACCCGGAACGTCACGTCGGTCGCGCTGGCCCTGGCCCTGTTCGGCTGGGCGCCGATGACCCGCGTCGTACGGGCGTCGGTGCGCTCGGCCCGCGAGGCCGACTACGTGCTGATGTCCCGCACCCTGGGCGCCGGCGAGTGGCACATCGTCCGCAGGCACGTCCTGCCGCACATCCTCACGCCGGTGCTGGTCATCGCGTCCATCACGGTCGGCGGGGTGGTCGTGGCCGAGGCGGGGCTGACGTTCCTCGGGGTGGGCATGCAGTCGCCGTCCATCTCGTGGGGCCTGCAACTCGCGGGCGCGCAGAGCTCGTTCTCGGCGCATCCGCATCTGCTGATCTTCCCCGGCCTGTTCCTGTCCTTCACGGTGTTCGCGCTGATCGCGTTCGGCGACACGGTGCGCGACGCACTCGATCCGCGAGCCCGCCGACCACGGAGTGCCCAGTGA
- a CDS encoding ABC transporter ATP-binding protein: MVETLKTATGTPLLEARGLVKHYSAGLGRRRATVRAVDGVDLVLRERSTLGLVGESGCGKSTLVRLLMAVEQPTAGTVRLGDRELLALPRAELRRRRRDIQMVMQDPYAALNPRMTAGEIVREPLDIHGDLVPSAQRPARVRELLEMVGLDAGHAGRRPHQFSGGQLQRIGIARALALRPRVLVCDEPVSALDVSVQAQVITLLRELQREFGLSIVFIAHDLAVVRQIADEVAVMYLGRIVEQGSRDTVYAAPAHPYTRALLSAAPDPDPRNRAGGGPGGGRIVLEGDPPDPSSPPGGCPFHTRCWKRQDVCTRERPPLEPAGPGRGRAACHFPEPAAAE, from the coding sequence GTGGTTGAGACCCTGAAGACGGCGACCGGCACCCCGCTGCTGGAGGCGCGCGGGCTGGTCAAGCACTACAGCGCGGGCCTGGGCCGGCGGCGCGCCACGGTACGGGCGGTCGACGGCGTCGACCTCGTGCTGCGGGAGCGCTCGACGCTGGGCCTGGTCGGCGAGTCCGGCTGCGGGAAGTCCACCCTCGTACGGCTGCTGATGGCGGTGGAGCAGCCGACGGCGGGCACCGTACGGCTCGGCGACCGCGAACTGCTCGCCCTGCCGCGCGCGGAGCTGCGCCGGCGCCGGCGCGACATCCAGATGGTGATGCAGGACCCGTATGCCGCGCTGAACCCGCGGATGACGGCCGGGGAGATCGTACGGGAGCCGCTGGACATCCACGGCGACCTCGTGCCGTCGGCCCAGCGCCCCGCCCGCGTACGGGAGTTGCTGGAGATGGTCGGGCTCGACGCGGGGCACGCGGGGCGCAGGCCGCACCAGTTCTCCGGCGGGCAGCTCCAGCGCATCGGGATCGCGCGGGCGCTGGCGCTGCGGCCGCGCGTCCTGGTGTGCGACGAGCCGGTGTCGGCGCTGGACGTGTCGGTGCAGGCGCAGGTGATCACGCTGCTGCGGGAGCTCCAGCGGGAGTTCGGGCTGTCCATCGTGTTCATCGCGCACGACCTGGCCGTCGTACGGCAGATCGCCGACGAGGTCGCGGTGATGTACCTGGGCCGGATCGTCGAACAGGGCAGCCGGGACACCGTGTACGCGGCGCCCGCGCACCCGTACACCCGCGCGCTGCTGTCCGCGGCGCCCGACCCGGACCCGCGCAACCGCGCGGGCGGCGGGCCGGGCGGCGGCCGGATCGTGCTGGAGGGCGATCCGCCCGACCCCAGCAGCCCGCCCGGAGGCTGCCCCTTCCACACCCGCTGCTGGAAGCGCCAGGACGTGTGCACCCGGGAGCGGCCGCCGCTGGAGCCCGCGGGCCCGGGACGGGGCCGCGCCGCCTGCCACTTCCCCGAGCCCGCCGCCGCGGAGTGA
- a CDS encoding FMN-binding negative transcriptional regulator yields the protein MLQQKIFEVTDPRQIRDLVRSHSWATLVSHTPARGLVVSHLPVLVEDGPGIALTGHLAAADAEFHELGAHDVVVVVQGPQGYISPTWYGNAPHVPTWNFVVVHVHGRPELLAPEPTYDVLSDTVDHFEQHFAEPWTLDRAGGYARRIASGVRGFRLPAGRVTAKAKLSQDEPAEVAERVADALTADQPWARPELAHAMRTVERRP from the coding sequence GTGCTGCAGCAGAAGATCTTCGAAGTGACCGACCCGCGGCAGATCCGCGACCTCGTACGGAGCCACTCCTGGGCCACCCTGGTCAGCCACACACCGGCGCGCGGGCTGGTCGTCTCGCATCTGCCGGTGCTCGTCGAGGACGGGCCAGGCATCGCCCTGACGGGCCATCTCGCGGCGGCCGACGCGGAGTTCCACGAACTCGGCGCGCACGACGTGGTGGTCGTCGTGCAGGGCCCGCAGGGCTACATCTCCCCCACCTGGTACGGCAACGCACCGCACGTGCCCACCTGGAACTTCGTCGTGGTCCACGTGCACGGCCGCCCCGAACTCCTCGCGCCCGAGCCGACGTACGACGTACTGTCCGACACCGTGGACCACTTCGAGCAGCACTTCGCCGAACCGTGGACGCTGGACCGGGCCGGCGGCTACGCGCGCCGGATCGCCTCCGGCGTACGCGGCTTCCGGCTGCCCGCCGGCCGCGTCACGGCCAAGGCGAAGCTCAGCCAGGACGAACCCGCTGAGGTCGCCGAGCGCGTCGCCGACGCGCTCACCGCCGACCAGCCCTGGGCGCGGCCCGAACTCGCCCACGCCATGCGCACCGTGGAGCGGCGGCCGTGA
- a CDS encoding helix-turn-helix domain-containing protein, whose product MTSAGPPRTTISAWTPPVPGITEVFHAHFTDYAYPAHTHDTWDLMILDAGSVDFALDRRRHGITGLDSVLLLPPGVPHDGRTVTETGFRKRVLYLDTSVLPERLSGGAVDHPVLHDAPLRHRIHQLHASLDHPGDAFEAESRLSFVRERLRFHLGTRRPRGPGREANSLAATLRELLDSRITDGISLHEAAALLHAHPTHLIRCFKQTYGLPPHKYLTGKRIDLARRLLLAGRRPADVAADVGFHDQAHLNRHFTRHVGTTPARYAATRTRALW is encoded by the coding sequence ATGACCTCCGCAGGACCGCCCCGTACGACGATCAGCGCCTGGACACCGCCGGTCCCGGGCATCACCGAGGTCTTCCACGCGCACTTCACCGACTACGCGTACCCGGCGCACACCCACGACACATGGGACCTGATGATCCTCGACGCCGGGAGCGTCGACTTCGCGCTCGACCGCCGCCGGCACGGGATCACCGGCCTCGACAGCGTCCTGCTGCTGCCGCCCGGCGTCCCCCACGACGGCAGGACGGTCACCGAGACCGGGTTCCGCAAGCGCGTCCTCTACCTCGACACCAGCGTCCTCCCGGAACGGCTCTCCGGCGGCGCCGTCGACCACCCGGTCCTCCACGACGCACCGCTGCGGCACCGCATCCACCAGCTGCACGCCTCGCTTGACCACCCGGGAGACGCGTTCGAGGCCGAGTCCCGGCTCTCGTTCGTACGCGAACGGCTCCGCTTCCACCTCGGCACGCGCCGGCCGCGCGGTCCGGGCCGCGAGGCGAACAGCCTCGCCGCCACCCTGCGGGAACTGCTCGACTCCCGGATAACGGACGGCATCTCCCTGCACGAGGCCGCCGCCCTGCTGCACGCCCACCCCACGCATCTGATCCGCTGCTTCAAGCAGACCTACGGGCTGCCCCCGCACAAGTATCTGACCGGCAAGCGCATCGACCTCGCCCGGCGCCTCCTGCTCGCCGGACGGCGCCCCGCCGACGTCGCCGCGGACGTGGGCTTCCACGACCAGGCGCATCTGAACCGGCACTTCACCCGCCACGTGGGCACCACCCCGGCCCGCTACGCCGCCACGCGCACCCGCGCCCTGTGGTGA
- a CDS encoding ABC transporter permease yields the protein MRTFFIRRLLEAVIVFFGVTLVIYSMVYALPGDPIAALAGDRPLAPSVVRSLREQYHLDEPLLAQYGHYLAGVVQGDLGSDFTGRAVAEQMADRWPVTVRLALTAWFIEAVVGIGLGVLAALRRRTWTDRLVLAFTIGAVSVPVFVLGYTAQVIFGVRLGWFPVAGDAAGWPSSYFLPALVVAAFGLASVSRLVRAEVIDNLRADYVRTATAKGLSGRRTLVVHVLRNSLIPAVTYLAVDLGYLLGGTVLIEGVFNLPGIGQLLFQSIRNHAGPTVVGVSTALILIFLAVSVLVDLLNSLLDPRIRRD from the coding sequence GTGCGCACCTTTTTCATCCGCCGCCTGCTGGAGGCGGTGATCGTCTTCTTCGGCGTCACCCTGGTCATCTACTCCATGGTGTACGCCCTCCCCGGCGACCCGATCGCGGCCCTCGCCGGGGACCGGCCGCTGGCGCCCAGCGTGGTCCGCTCGCTGCGCGAGCAGTACCACCTGGACGAGCCGCTGCTCGCGCAGTACGGGCACTACCTCGCCGGGGTCGTACAGGGCGATCTGGGCAGCGACTTCACCGGCCGTGCCGTCGCCGAGCAGATGGCCGACCGCTGGCCGGTGACCGTACGGCTGGCCCTCACCGCCTGGTTCATCGAGGCGGTCGTCGGCATCGGGCTCGGCGTGCTCGCCGCGCTGCGCCGGCGCACCTGGACGGACCGGCTGGTGCTGGCGTTCACCATCGGGGCGGTGTCCGTGCCCGTGTTCGTCCTGGGGTACACCGCCCAGGTGATCTTCGGCGTACGGCTCGGCTGGTTCCCGGTCGCCGGGGACGCGGCGGGCTGGCCGTCGAGCTACTTCCTGCCGGCGCTGGTCGTCGCCGCGTTCGGTCTCGCGTCCGTGTCCCGGCTGGTACGGGCCGAGGTGATCGACAACCTGCGGGCGGACTACGTACGCACCGCGACCGCCAAGGGCCTCAGCGGACGCCGCACGCTCGTCGTCCACGTGCTGCGCAACTCCCTGATCCCCGCCGTCACTTATCTCGCCGTCGACCTGGGCTACCTGCTCGGCGGCACCGTGCTCATCGAGGGCGTCTTCAATCTGCCCGGCATCGGCCAGCTGCTGTTCCAGTCCATCCGGAACCACGCCGGGCCCACGGTCGTCGGGGTCTCCACCGCGCTGATCCTGATCTTCCTGGCCGTGAGCGTGCTGGTCGACCTCCTCAACAGCCTTCTGGACCCGAGGATCCGCCGTGACTGA
- a CDS encoding Ku protein, which produces MARAIWSGVVTFGLVSVPVQLFTATEDHTVHFRQFQRGTTDRVRNKRVNERTGKEVGYDDIVKGYDLGGGEYVMVEPGELDDIAPGKSQVIEISSFVDLDAVEPVFFDRTYYLAPQGDENTKVYELLRAALAKENKTGIATFVMRSKQYLVALSAQEDLLVLHTLHWADEVRDPYRELPVLPEDGETTGRELDTARQLIDTLSGEWRPEDYRDTYEERVRELVDAKAKGETVVTEEEPPEPTNVVDLMDALQRSVDESRGGRGGRGGGRKGASRTKAGRKRSSRTKASGTKASGSGGRSSGKARFEGLNKSELYEEASRHDISGRSRMTRDQLVRALAKEAS; this is translated from the coding sequence ATGGCACGTGCGATCTGGAGCGGTGTGGTGACCTTCGGGCTGGTCTCGGTGCCCGTGCAGCTGTTCACCGCCACCGAGGACCACACGGTCCACTTCCGCCAGTTCCAGCGCGGCACCACCGACCGCGTGCGCAACAAGCGCGTCAACGAGCGGACCGGCAAGGAAGTCGGCTACGACGACATCGTCAAGGGCTACGACCTGGGCGGCGGCGAGTACGTGATGGTCGAGCCCGGTGAACTCGACGACATCGCCCCCGGCAAGTCCCAGGTCATCGAGATCAGCAGCTTCGTCGACCTCGACGCCGTCGAACCGGTCTTCTTCGACCGCACCTACTACCTCGCCCCCCAGGGCGACGAGAACACCAAGGTCTACGAGCTGCTGCGGGCCGCGCTCGCCAAGGAGAACAAGACGGGCATCGCGACCTTCGTGATGCGCAGCAAGCAGTATCTGGTCGCGCTGAGCGCCCAGGAGGACCTGCTCGTCCTGCACACGCTGCACTGGGCCGACGAGGTCCGCGACCCGTACCGGGAGCTGCCCGTACTCCCCGAGGACGGCGAGACCACCGGCCGGGAACTGGACACGGCGCGGCAGCTGATCGACACGCTCAGCGGGGAGTGGCGGCCCGAGGACTACCGCGACACGTACGAGGAGCGCGTACGCGAACTGGTCGACGCCAAGGCGAAGGGCGAGACGGTCGTCACCGAGGAGGAGCCGCCGGAGCCCACGAACGTCGTCGACCTCATGGACGCCCTCCAGCGCAGCGTCGACGAGTCCCGCGGGGGCCGCGGCGGGCGGGGCGGCGGCCGTAAGGGGGCGTCCCGTACGAAGGCCGGGCGCAAGAGGTCGTCCCGTACGAAGGCCTCCGGTACGAAGGCCTCCGGGAGCGGCGGTCGGAGCAGCGGGAAGGCGCGGTTCGAGGGGCTCAACAAGAGCGAGCTCTACGAGGAGGCGTCCCGGCACGACATCTCCGGGCGCTCCAGGATGACCCGCGACCAGCTGGTCCGCGCCCTCGCGAAGGAGGCGTCCTGA
- a CDS encoding cupin domain-containing protein, with translation MTAAPHVPVNLADRLSRFSDLWSQKTVAGVNDYEVKIAKLKGEFVWHRHEDTDELFLVISGRLTIRLRDGDVVLEPGELFVVPRGAEHCPVADEETAILLLEPAGTLNTGDAGGPLTKAAEPLD, from the coding sequence ATGACCGCCGCGCCGCACGTTCCCGTCAACCTCGCCGACAGGCTCTCGCGCTTCAGCGACCTCTGGTCGCAGAAGACGGTGGCCGGCGTCAACGACTACGAGGTCAAGATCGCCAAGCTGAAGGGCGAGTTCGTCTGGCACCGCCACGAGGACACCGACGAGCTGTTCCTGGTGATCAGCGGACGGCTGACCATACGGCTGCGGGACGGCGATGTCGTACTGGAGCCCGGCGAGCTGTTCGTCGTCCCCCGCGGCGCCGAGCACTGCCCGGTGGCGGACGAGGAGACCGCGATCCTGCTCCTCGAACCGGCCGGCACGCTCAACACCGGTGACGCGGGCGGGCCGCTGACGAAGGCGGCCGAGCCGCTGGACTGA